One genomic segment of Micromonospora sp. WMMC415 includes these proteins:
- a CDS encoding D-alanine--D-alanine ligase, translating to MRTTAADSSVVTDLRVLVLAGGLSYERDVSLRSGRRVLDALRAVGVDAELRDADVALLPSLTADPPDAVVIALHGATGEDGSLRGVLDLCDIPYVGCDARASRLAWDKPSAKAVLREAGIPTPDWVALPHDRFSELGAVAVLDRIVDRLGLPLMVKPAQGGSGLGAAVVRDAAALPAAMVGCFAYDSTALVERYVPGMDVAVSVVDLGDGPQALPAVEIVPRNGVYDYAARYTAGRTTWHSPARLASEVSGAVAEVAIAAHTALGLRDLSRVDLIVDGAGQPHVLEVNVSPGMTETSLLPLAVQAAGLDFGRVLGTLVSRAAARRD from the coding sequence ATGCGTACGACCGCTGCCGACTCGTCCGTCGTGACCGACCTGCGCGTGCTGGTGCTCGCCGGCGGGCTCTCCTACGAACGGGACGTCTCGCTCCGCTCCGGCCGCCGGGTGCTGGACGCTCTGCGCGCCGTCGGCGTGGACGCCGAACTGCGCGACGCCGACGTCGCCCTGCTGCCGTCCCTCACCGCCGACCCGCCGGACGCCGTGGTGATCGCCCTGCACGGTGCCACGGGCGAGGACGGCTCGCTCCGGGGCGTGCTGGACCTCTGCGACATCCCCTACGTCGGGTGCGACGCGCGCGCCTCCCGGCTCGCCTGGGACAAGCCGTCCGCGAAGGCGGTGCTCCGGGAGGCGGGCATCCCCACGCCGGACTGGGTGGCGCTTCCCCACGACCGCTTCTCGGAGCTGGGCGCGGTGGCCGTGCTGGACCGCATCGTCGACCGGTTGGGCCTGCCCCTGATGGTGAAGCCCGCCCAGGGCGGTTCGGGTCTGGGCGCCGCCGTGGTCCGGGACGCCGCGGCCCTGCCGGCCGCGATGGTGGGTTGTTTCGCGTACGACTCGACCGCACTGGTGGAGCGCTACGTCCCCGGTATGGACGTGGCCGTCTCCGTGGTCGACCTGGGGGACGGCCCGCAGGCCCTGCCGGCCGTGGAGATCGTCCCGCGCAACGGCGTGTACGACTACGCAGCCCGGTACACCGCCGGCCGCACCACCTGGCACAGTCCGGCGCGGTTGGCGTCCGAGGTGAGCGGCGCGGTCGCCGAGGTGGCCATCGCCGCCCACACCGCGCTCGGGCTGCGCGACCTCAGCCGGGTGGACCTCATCGTCGACGGGGCCGGCCAGCCGCACGTCCTGGAGGTGAACGTCTCGCCGGGGATGACCGAGACCTCGCTGCTGCCGCTCGCGGTGCAGGCGGCCGGCCTCGACTTCGGCCGGGTCCTCGGCACCCTGGTGTCCCGCGCCGCCGCGCGGCGCGACTGA
- a CDS encoding PLP-dependent aminotransferase family protein — protein sequence MTGTTLDDYTDRYARRVRGMTASEIRALFAVASRPEVVSLAGGAPYIAALPLDAVGDMLGRLGTEHGVTTLQYGIGQGTLELRERICEVMALSGVDAACGASPEDVVVTVGGQQALDLVARLFLDPGDVVLAEGPTYVGALGVFQAAQAQVVHVAMDDDGLIPEALEVAIAEQARAGRRVKFLYTIPTYQNPTGVTLTEERRERVLDICERAGLLVVEDDPYGQLGFEGEAPAPLRARRREGVFYLSTFSKTFAPGLRVGWILAPHAVRDKLVIASEAQILCPSGYAQAAVSTYLGTMPWREQLKVYREVYRERRDAMLDALADLMPAGTTWTRPGGGLFVWATLPDGLDSKAMMPRAIAARVAYVPGTGFYADGTGTGHMRLNFSFPPPERIREGVRRLAGVMEQDIAMRRVFGAVGRPGSRRGQAGSDTPGPDLA from the coding sequence ATGACCGGCACGACGCTCGACGACTACACCGACCGGTACGCCCGGCGGGTCCGGGGCATGACGGCCTCGGAGATCCGGGCGCTCTTCGCGGTGGCCAGCCGGCCGGAGGTGGTCTCGCTCGCCGGCGGTGCCCCCTACATCGCCGCGCTGCCGCTGGACGCGGTCGGCGACATGCTCGGCCGGCTCGGCACCGAGCACGGGGTGACCACCCTCCAGTACGGCATCGGCCAGGGCACCCTCGAGCTGCGGGAGCGCATCTGCGAGGTGATGGCCCTCTCCGGCGTCGACGCGGCGTGCGGCGCCTCCCCGGAGGACGTGGTCGTCACCGTCGGCGGGCAGCAGGCGCTGGACCTGGTCGCCCGGCTGTTCCTCGACCCGGGCGACGTGGTGCTCGCCGAGGGACCGACGTACGTCGGGGCACTCGGGGTGTTCCAGGCCGCCCAGGCACAGGTCGTGCACGTCGCCATGGACGACGACGGGCTGATCCCGGAGGCGCTGGAGGTGGCCATCGCCGAGCAGGCGCGGGCCGGACGCCGGGTGAAGTTCCTCTACACCATCCCCACCTACCAGAACCCGACCGGCGTGACGCTGACCGAGGAGCGGCGCGAGCGGGTGCTCGACATCTGCGAACGCGCCGGCCTGCTGGTGGTGGAGGACGACCCGTACGGCCAACTCGGCTTCGAGGGTGAGGCGCCCGCGCCGCTGCGGGCCCGCCGCCGGGAGGGCGTCTTCTACCTGAGCACCTTCTCCAAGACCTTCGCCCCGGGGCTGCGGGTGGGCTGGATCCTCGCGCCGCACGCCGTCCGCGACAAGCTGGTGATCGCGAGCGAGGCGCAGATCCTGTGCCCCAGCGGCTACGCGCAGGCGGCCGTGTCGACGTACCTCGGCACGATGCCGTGGCGCGAGCAACTCAAGGTCTACCGGGAGGTCTACCGCGAGCGCCGGGACGCGATGCTCGACGCCCTCGCGGACCTGATGCCCGCCGGCACGACGTGGACCCGTCCGGGCGGTGGTCTCTTCGTGTGGGCCACGCTGCCCGACGGGCTCGACTCGAAGGCGATGATGCCGCGCGCCATCGCCGCCCGGGTCGCGTACGTGCCGGGCACCGGCTTCTACGCCGACGGCACCGGCACCGGCCACATGCGGCTCAACTTCTCCTTCCCGCCGCCGGAGCGGATCCGTGAGGGTGTGCGGCGGCTGGCCGGCGTCATGGAGCAGGACATCGCCATGCGCCGGGTGTTCGGCGCGGTCGGCCGTCCGGGGTCACGGCGTGGCCAGGCCGGTTCCGACACCCCGGGACCTGACTTGGCATGA
- a CDS encoding GNAT family N-acetyltransferase, with translation MSRRLVSLTLDTLEDLPRPCRQCVYWELDPVSADRACAAGDPGLEKEAWVSQTLLEWGSCGKLVYVDGMPAGFVMYAPPAYVPRSMAFPTSPVSADAALLMTANVVPAFAGGGLGRMLVQGVARDLTKRGIKAIEAFGDAKFGDADDATRACVAPADFFLSVGFKTVRPHPRFPRLRLELRTALSWKSDVEYALEKLLGSMSPETLLRPVRPAPATRSTAR, from the coding sequence ATGTCGCGACGTCTGGTCAGCTTGACCCTCGACACCCTGGAGGACCTGCCCCGCCCGTGCCGCCAGTGTGTCTACTGGGAGCTCGATCCGGTCTCTGCCGATCGGGCGTGCGCCGCCGGGGACCCGGGCCTGGAGAAGGAGGCGTGGGTCTCCCAGACGCTGCTTGAGTGGGGCTCCTGCGGCAAGCTGGTGTACGTCGACGGCATGCCGGCCGGGTTCGTGATGTACGCGCCGCCCGCGTACGTGCCGCGCTCGATGGCCTTCCCCACGTCACCGGTCTCCGCCGACGCGGCGCTGCTCATGACGGCGAACGTGGTGCCCGCCTTCGCGGGTGGCGGGCTCGGCCGGATGCTCGTCCAGGGCGTCGCCCGGGACCTCACCAAGCGCGGCATCAAGGCGATCGAGGCGTTCGGCGACGCGAAGTTCGGTGATGCCGACGACGCGACGCGGGCCTGCGTGGCACCCGCCGACTTCTTCCTCTCGGTGGGCTTCAAGACGGTCCGCCCGCACCCGCGCTTCCCCCGCCTCCGGCTGGAGCTGCGCACGGCGCTGAGCTGGAAGTCCGACGTCGAGTACGCGTTGGAGAAGCTGCTGGGGTCGATGAGCCCGGAGACGCTGCTGCGGCCGGTCCGCCCCGCCCCGGCGACCCGCTCCACCGCCCGCTGA
- a CDS encoding N-acetylmuramoyl-L-alanine amidase, giving the protein MRPIRPGDRGPAVTEIRTVLATLDLLSPSAPDADEFDAHTERAVRAFQQSRGLSVDGRVGAETWRALDAARWRLGARTLYHAVPEPLTGEDVRSLQERLLEMGYDVGRADAIYGVRTSRAVAQFQREVGLTPDGTCGPHTMDALRRLGRKVVGGRPQWLRESDAIRQSGPALIGRTVVVDPGHGGTDPGVVVPDGALRWTEADLVHDLASRLEGRLAAAGVRVQLTRGPALPDSLPDVDRAHLANSLGADVFISLHLDGHANPAAEGVATYHYGTDNGVTSATGERLAGLVQREIVARTGLRDCRTHAKAWDLLRLTRMPAVRVEVGYLTSPTDRARLVDPRFRDRVVEAIVAAVQRMYYPIERDVPTGSIDVSELRAVVAAGTVVD; this is encoded by the coding sequence GTGCGTCCGATCCGACCTGGTGACCGTGGACCAGCGGTCACGGAGATCCGTACCGTGCTTGCCACCCTCGACCTGCTCTCGCCCTCGGCACCCGACGCCGACGAGTTCGACGCACACACCGAACGGGCCGTGCGGGCGTTCCAGCAGTCCCGCGGCCTCAGCGTGGACGGTCGCGTCGGCGCCGAGACGTGGCGGGCCCTGGACGCCGCCCGCTGGCGACTCGGCGCCCGCACCCTCTACCACGCGGTGCCCGAACCGCTCACCGGCGAGGACGTCCGGTCCCTCCAGGAGCGGCTGCTGGAGATGGGGTACGACGTGGGCCGCGCGGACGCCATCTACGGCGTACGGACCTCGCGGGCGGTCGCCCAGTTCCAGCGGGAGGTCGGGCTGACCCCCGACGGCACCTGCGGCCCGCACACCATGGACGCGCTGCGCCGGCTCGGCCGCAAGGTCGTCGGCGGACGGCCGCAGTGGCTGCGCGAGTCCGACGCCATCCGGCAGTCCGGACCCGCCCTGATCGGGCGGACCGTCGTCGTCGACCCCGGCCACGGCGGCACCGACCCCGGTGTGGTGGTGCCCGACGGCGCGCTCCGCTGGACCGAGGCGGACCTGGTGCACGACCTCGCCAGCCGGTTGGAAGGGCGGCTCGCGGCAGCCGGCGTGCGGGTGCAGCTCACCCGAGGTCCGGCGCTGCCGGACAGCCTGCCCGACGTCGACCGGGCCCACCTGGCCAACTCGCTCGGCGCGGACGTGTTCATCTCCCTGCACCTCGACGGGCACGCCAACCCGGCCGCCGAGGGCGTGGCGACGTACCACTACGGCACCGACAACGGGGTGACCTCGGCGACCGGGGAGCGGCTGGCCGGCCTCGTGCAGCGGGAGATCGTCGCGCGGACCGGGCTGCGGGACTGCCGTACCCACGCCAAGGCGTGGGACCTGCTGCGGCTCACCCGGATGCCGGCCGTCCGCGTCGAGGTGGGGTACCTGACCTCGCCCACCGACCGCGCCCGGCTGGTCGATCCGCGCTTCCGGGACCGGGTGGTGGAGGCGATCGTCGCCGCCGTGCAGCGGATGTACTACCCGATCGAACGGGACGTCCCGACCGGGTCGATCGACGTGAGCGAGCTACGGGCGGTGGTGGCCGCCGGCACCGTCGTCGACTGA
- the trxA gene encoding thioredoxin, translated as MGATKSVTDASFATDVLKSDKPVLVDFWAEWCGPCRKVSPLLEEIAGEMGDQVTIVKLNIDENPETARTYRVMSVPTLTVFKNGEPVQSIAGAKPKGELVKLIQSAL; from the coding sequence GTGGGAGCAACCAAGTCGGTCACCGACGCCAGTTTCGCCACCGACGTGCTGAAGTCCGACAAGCCGGTTCTGGTGGACTTCTGGGCCGAGTGGTGCGGCCCGTGCCGGAAGGTGTCGCCGCTGCTCGAAGAGATCGCCGGCGAGATGGGTGACCAGGTCACCATCGTCAAGCTCAACATCGACGAGAACCCGGAGACCGCCCGCACCTACCGCGTCATGTCGGTGCCGACCCTCACCGTGTTCAAGAACGGCGAGCCGGTGCAGTCCATCGCCGGCGCCAAGCCGAAGGGCGAGCTGGTCAAGCTCATCCAATCGGCACTCTGA
- the trxB gene encoding thioredoxin-disulfide reductase, with amino-acid sequence MDEVRNLIIIGSGPAGYTAAVYAARANLNPLVIEGVQSGGALMTTTEVENFPGFADGILGPELMDSMRKQAERFGAEFLTDDVTRVELKDTGEVGSDAVSTVWVGETAYRARAVILATGSAWRPLGVPGEQEYLGHGVSSCATCDGFFFRNQHIVVVGGGDSAMEEASFLTRFAESVTIIHRRDTFRASKIMAQRALGNDKIKVEWNSVVEEILGADGKVSGVRLRNVHTGETKVLDVTGVFVAIGHDPRSELFRGQVDLDGEGYVKVEAPSTRTNIPGVFAAGDLVDHTYRQAITAAGTGCAAALDAERFIATIQG; translated from the coding sequence GTGGACGAGGTCCGCAACCTGATCATCATCGGCTCCGGGCCGGCCGGCTACACGGCGGCGGTCTACGCCGCGCGCGCCAACCTCAACCCGCTGGTCATCGAGGGCGTTCAGTCCGGTGGTGCGCTGATGACGACCACCGAGGTGGAGAACTTTCCCGGCTTCGCCGACGGCATCCTCGGCCCCGAGCTGATGGACAGCATGCGCAAGCAGGCCGAACGGTTCGGCGCGGAGTTCCTGACCGACGACGTCACCCGCGTCGAGCTCAAGGACACCGGCGAGGTCGGCTCGGACGCGGTCAGCACCGTGTGGGTTGGCGAGACCGCCTACCGGGCCCGGGCCGTCATCCTCGCCACCGGCTCCGCCTGGCGCCCGCTGGGCGTGCCCGGCGAGCAGGAGTACCTCGGCCACGGCGTCTCCTCCTGCGCCACCTGTGACGGCTTCTTCTTCCGCAACCAGCACATCGTGGTGGTGGGCGGCGGTGACTCGGCGATGGAGGAGGCCAGCTTCCTGACCCGGTTCGCCGAGTCGGTGACGATCATCCACCGCCGCGACACGTTCCGCGCCAGCAAGATCATGGCGCAGCGCGCGCTGGGCAACGACAAGATCAAGGTCGAGTGGAACTCGGTCGTCGAGGAGATCCTGGGCGCCGACGGCAAGGTCTCCGGTGTCCGCCTCCGCAACGTGCACACCGGTGAGACCAAGGTGCTCGACGTGACCGGCGTCTTCGTGGCCATCGGCCACGACCCCCGCAGCGAACTCTTCCGCGGGCAGGTGGACCTGGACGGCGAGGGGTACGTGAAGGTCGAGGCACCCAGCACCCGGACCAACATCCCGGGCGTGTTCGCCGCCGGTGACCTGGTCGACCACACCTACCGGCAGGCGATCACCGCCGCCGGCACGGGCTGCGCCGCCGCCCTGGACGCCGAGCGATTCATCGCCACGATCCAGGGCTGA
- the sigM gene encoding RNA polymerase sigma factor SigM, which translates to MKARGTAGRPAGDGGTTPAPTPSDVDLLHAHVAGDRDAFAELFHRHRDRLWAVALRTLGDREEAADALQDALLSAHRAAARFRGDSAVTTWLHRIVVNACLDRIRRRQAHPTVPLPDGVHDTEGATGGVEPAAPAPDHDTALVVRQALATLPVEQRAALILVDVQGYPVAEVARILGVAEGTVKSRCARGRARLATILGHLRPAPGSGSAPAGDPVPSGGNVPAVTRGNPEAAGGVRSGSGRSRRDTNQEDT; encoded by the coding sequence ATGAAGGCACGCGGGACGGCGGGACGGCCGGCGGGCGACGGAGGCACGACGCCCGCCCCGACCCCCTCCGACGTCGACCTGCTGCACGCGCACGTCGCGGGCGACCGGGACGCCTTCGCCGAGCTGTTCCACCGGCACCGGGACCGCCTCTGGGCGGTCGCGTTGCGCACGCTCGGCGACCGGGAGGAGGCGGCCGACGCCCTCCAGGACGCGCTGCTCTCCGCCCACCGCGCCGCCGCCCGGTTCCGGGGCGACTCGGCGGTGACCACCTGGCTCCACCGGATCGTGGTCAACGCCTGCCTGGACCGCATCCGGCGTCGGCAGGCGCATCCGACGGTGCCGCTGCCCGACGGTGTCCACGACACCGAGGGGGCGACCGGGGGTGTCGAGCCCGCCGCTCCCGCACCGGACCACGACACCGCCCTGGTGGTACGGCAGGCGCTGGCGACCTTGCCGGTCGAGCAGCGCGCGGCGCTGATCCTCGTCGACGTGCAGGGCTACCCGGTCGCCGAGGTCGCCCGCATCCTCGGGGTGGCCGAGGGGACGGTGAAGAGCCGGTGCGCCCGTGGGCGGGCCCGCCTGGCGACGATCCTCGGCCATCTCCGCCCCGCGCCGGGCAGCGGTTCCGCGCCGGCCGGCGACCCGGTGCCGTCCGGCGGGAACGTGCCGGCCGTCACCCGGGGGAACCCGGAGGCGGCCGGGGGCGTCCGATCTGGGTCGGGGCGGTCCCGGCGCGACACCAACCAGGAGGACACGTGA
- a CDS encoding protein kinase family protein — protein MPSSTGPSIDTITEGGRVTQVGEGQEADESAPPVMTFGAPTAGEVLAERYELVEHINNDSAGRLVWRGVDVVLRRPVAVVLRYPGGDSATEMLQAAVAASRVIHPNLVGVYDAIDEGERAYVVREWVDGQSLRELVTEEPLDPARATAVGNAVASALAAVHATGMVHGNVHPGTVMISDDDRVVLADARTDGDDSQGSDVRAVGGVLYFALTGHWPHTEVPLRGATAGHGRAAIPDAVRDAGDAIAAPRQVRAGVPAYLDDLTMDLLDAEIAPPPSDVLAAELARLDVPADEHFLDNTGPLRFAAETGDEPSPLAVAGGRKVAIGIAGLLAVALVGLLVGISALGSGDNRDQRSGAASAPTAGAPGGEASPAPVAAGPLTIRDAKIIDPDGNRAEVREAEKVFDGNPEEGWETQTYRGRPNFGNLKRGMGVWLDLGEPRNVKSLQVQLSARGASAQLFAGTNNHPSSKSGDDALFVEYAKKAIGAPLENADTTMTFNAFDPNAKYRYLLFWLTELPPSEGGYKVGVQEITVQGS, from the coding sequence ATGCCCAGCAGCACGGGTCCATCGATCGACACGATCACCGAGGGAGGACGGGTGACCCAGGTCGGCGAGGGTCAGGAGGCGGACGAGAGCGCTCCGCCGGTCATGACCTTCGGTGCTCCGACGGCCGGTGAGGTCCTCGCCGAGCGGTACGAACTCGTCGAGCACATCAACAACGACAGCGCGGGCCGTCTGGTCTGGCGCGGGGTCGACGTCGTGCTGCGCCGTCCCGTCGCGGTGGTGCTGCGCTACCCGGGTGGCGACTCCGCCACCGAGATGCTCCAGGCCGCCGTCGCGGCCAGCCGCGTCATCCACCCCAACCTCGTCGGCGTCTACGACGCGATCGACGAGGGCGAGCGGGCGTACGTGGTCCGCGAGTGGGTCGACGGGCAGTCGCTGCGCGAGCTGGTCACCGAGGAGCCGCTGGATCCCGCCCGCGCCACCGCCGTCGGCAACGCCGTGGCCAGCGCCCTCGCCGCCGTGCACGCCACCGGCATGGTGCACGGCAACGTCCACCCCGGCACCGTCATGATCAGTGACGACGACCGGGTGGTCCTCGCCGACGCGCGCACGGACGGGGACGACAGCCAGGGAAGCGACGTCCGGGCGGTCGGCGGTGTCCTCTACTTCGCCCTCACCGGCCACTGGCCGCACACCGAGGTCCCGCTGCGCGGGGCCACCGCCGGCCACGGTCGCGCCGCGATCCCGGACGCCGTCCGCGACGCCGGTGACGCCATCGCCGCACCGCGCCAGGTCCGGGCCGGCGTCCCGGCGTACCTGGACGACCTCACGATGGACCTGCTGGACGCCGAGATCGCGCCCCCGCCGTCGGATGTGCTCGCGGCGGAGCTGGCCCGGCTGGACGTCCCGGCCGACGAGCACTTCCTGGACAACACCGGCCCGCTGCGCTTCGCCGCCGAGACCGGGGACGAGCCGTCCCCGCTGGCCGTGGCGGGCGGACGCAAGGTGGCCATCGGCATCGCCGGCCTGCTCGCCGTCGCCCTGGTGGGCCTGCTGGTGGGCATCAGCGCGCTGGGTAGCGGTGACAACCGGGATCAGCGATCCGGCGCCGCCAGCGCCCCCACCGCCGGCGCACCGGGCGGGGAGGCGAGCCCGGCCCCCGTGGCCGCCGGCCCGCTCACCATCCGCGACGCGAAGATCATCGACCCGGACGGGAACCGCGCGGAGGTCCGCGAGGCCGAGAAGGTCTTCGACGGCAACCCGGAAGAGGGCTGGGAGACCCAGACCTACCGGGGCCGTCCCAACTTCGGCAACCTGAAGCGCGGCATGGGCGTCTGGCTCGACCTCGGTGAGCCCCGCAACGTGAAGTCGTTGCAGGTGCAGCTGTCGGCCCGGGGTGCGTCCGCCCAACTGTTCGCCGGCACCAACAACCACCCCTCGTCCAAGTCGGGCGACGACGCGCTCTTCGTGGAGTACGCCAAGAAGGCGATCGGCGCGCCGTTGGAGAACGCCGACACCACCATGACCTTCAACGCCTTCGACCCGAATGCGAAGTACCGCTACCTGCTGTTCTGGCTCACCGAGCTGCCGCCGAGCGAAGGCGGTTACAAGGTCGGTGTCCAGGAGATCACGGTCCAGGGGTCGTGA
- the murJ gene encoding murein biosynthesis integral membrane protein MurJ, protein MSGRLYRSANAQGGGGRPPGDDATFISAEPLNQPGVEAAAPPQEVVAETSAVANSAVMAIGSLVSRGTGFLRTLMIGAALGSVVGDIYTTAQFLPNQVYEFLLGGVLTSVLVPVLVRRRKTDHDQGDAYAQRLLTFAVLALAAAALIAVITAPALTAIYASGKGGDYRDLITYLSYLMLPMLFFTGVSALIAAVLNTRGHFAAPMWAPILNNLVVIGIFGLYIAVYGAKPLRPEDMTPGRILLIGGGTLLGVAVQAAGLLPALRKVGFRWKLRFDFRELGLRELARLGGWMFCYVAVSQLGVFVVVNLLTRAAGEDRAGLLIYNNVFLLLMMAHGIIAVSIITALMPRMSAAAADGRFRDVTADLSRGTRMVTAVLAPIAVCYAVLAAPISVVVFRYGAFTGENAVATATVLLVAAVGLVPFAISQLFTFAFYALPDTRTPALVNIPVVALRVLLQVGLFVVLSPVFAAAGMMLGNAISYVAAAVLSAMLLRPRVGRIGLGGIMRTMGKVVVAALGSALVGLVVVSLLPGDPEDLDWFAAAVQLVVGGAVIGATYLGLAMLLRIGEITEVVGMVRRRLGR, encoded by the coding sequence ATGAGCGGCCGGCTCTACCGCAGCGCGAACGCGCAGGGTGGCGGCGGCCGGCCGCCGGGCGACGACGCCACCTTCATCTCCGCCGAACCGCTGAACCAGCCCGGCGTCGAGGCCGCCGCGCCGCCGCAGGAGGTGGTCGCGGAGACCAGCGCCGTGGCGAACAGCGCGGTCATGGCCATCGGCAGCCTGGTGAGCCGAGGTACGGGCTTCCTTCGCACCTTGATGATCGGTGCCGCACTCGGCAGTGTGGTGGGCGACATCTACACGACTGCCCAGTTCTTGCCGAACCAGGTCTACGAGTTCCTGCTCGGCGGCGTGCTGACCAGCGTGCTGGTTCCGGTGCTGGTACGTCGCCGCAAGACCGATCACGACCAGGGTGACGCGTACGCGCAGCGGCTGCTCACGTTCGCGGTGCTCGCGCTGGCCGCTGCCGCGCTGATTGCGGTGATCACCGCACCCGCACTGACAGCTATCTATGCCAGCGGCAAGGGCGGCGACTACCGGGATCTGATCACCTACCTGTCGTACCTGATGCTGCCGATGCTGTTCTTCACGGGCGTCAGCGCGCTGATCGCCGCCGTGCTGAACACACGGGGCCACTTCGCAGCGCCGATGTGGGCGCCAATCCTGAACAACCTGGTGGTCATCGGCATATTTGGTCTCTACATCGCCGTCTACGGAGCCAAGCCCCTTCGGCCTGAGGACATGACGCCTGGGCGGATCCTGCTCATCGGCGGGGGCACCCTGCTCGGTGTGGCGGTACAGGCCGCCGGCCTGCTACCCGCGCTTCGCAAGGTGGGCTTCCGGTGGAAGCTGCGCTTCGACTTCCGTGAGCTGGGACTGCGGGAACTGGCCCGGCTCGGTGGCTGGATGTTCTGTTACGTCGCGGTCAGCCAACTGGGTGTGTTCGTGGTGGTCAACCTGCTCACCCGCGCCGCCGGGGAGGACAGGGCCGGCCTTCTCATCTACAACAACGTCTTCCTGCTGCTGATGATGGCGCACGGGATCATCGCCGTCTCGATCATCACGGCGCTCATGCCACGGATGAGCGCCGCCGCGGCGGACGGGCGATTCCGGGACGTCACCGCCGACCTGTCCCGGGGCACCCGCATGGTCACGGCGGTGCTCGCCCCGATCGCCGTCTGCTACGCCGTGCTGGCCGCGCCGATCTCCGTGGTCGTGTTCCGGTACGGCGCGTTCACCGGGGAGAACGCGGTGGCGACCGCCACCGTGCTGCTGGTCGCGGCGGTCGGCCTGGTCCCGTTCGCAATCAGCCAGCTGTTCACCTTCGCCTTCTACGCGCTGCCGGACACCCGCACGCCGGCGCTGGTCAACATCCCGGTGGTCGCACTGCGGGTGCTGCTCCAGGTGGGCCTCTTCGTCGTGCTCTCGCCCGTATTCGCGGCGGCCGGCATGATGCTCGGCAACGCGATCTCGTACGTGGCGGCGGCGGTCCTGTCAGCGATGCTGCTCCGTCCGAGGGTCGGCCGTATCGGGCTCGGCGGGATCATGCGCACCATGGGCAAGGTCGTGGTCGCCGCGCTCGGGTCGGCGCTCGTCGGTCTCGTGGTGGTCAGCCTGCTGCCGGGCGACCCCGAGGACCTCGACTGGTTCGCGGCGGCCGTCCAGTTGGTGGTCGGCGGCGCGGTCATCGGGGCCACCTACCTCGGGCTCGCGATGCTGCTCCGGATCGGCGAGATCACCGAGGTGGTCGGCATGGTCCGGCGCCGGCTCGGTCGCTGA